Proteins from one Xenorhabdus griffiniae genomic window:
- a CDS encoding DUF5993 family protein has product MYMFLPFLIALIIIVTVVTDKKKLTYTLWFALFIITVFWFKYHATDALNLSF; this is encoded by the coding sequence ATGTATATGTTTTTACCGTTCTTAATTGCGCTAATTATCATCGTCACAGTTGTTACCGACAAGAAAAAGCTGACGTATACCCTGTGGTTTGCTTTATTCATCATCACGGTATTTTGGTTTAAATATCATGCAACTGATGCATTGAACCTTTCTTTCTAA
- a CDS encoding disulfide bond formation protein B — MNNTMSAPRNINLAMALNILGLFGISVVLIIAFYYQLARFELPCPLCLLQRAGIIMIGFGFLFNIYFGIKNAHYSLSLLGCIVTGFIAMRQVSLHIMPGDTGYGSAFFGLHFYTWAAILSILTIIAIAAIMPLKAGNVDSSRYTPPTSGKIVMGLFAFLIAANLVSTLLECGGGQCDDNPTFYQLLQK; from the coding sequence ATGAATAATACAATGTCAGCACCGCGTAATATTAACCTTGCAATGGCCTTAAATATTCTGGGTCTGTTCGGTATTAGTGTGGTTTTGATAATCGCGTTTTATTATCAATTAGCCCGCTTTGAACTTCCCTGCCCGTTATGTTTATTGCAGCGAGCAGGTATTATCATGATTGGTTTTGGTTTTTTGTTTAATATTTATTTCGGCATAAAAAATGCCCATTATAGCCTTTCACTGCTTGGCTGCATTGTGACTGGTTTCATTGCCATGCGTCAGGTGTCTCTCCATATCATGCCGGGCGATACGGGATATGGTTCAGCTTTCTTCGGTCTGCATTTTTATACTTGGGCTGCCATTCTATCTATTCTGACTATTATTGCCATCGCCGCTATCATGCCCCTGAAAGCAGGCAATGTTGATTCATCAAGATACACACCACCAACTTCAGGCAAAATTGTCATGGGCTTATTCGCATTTTTGATTGCAGCTAATCTGGTTTCCACCCTATTAGAGTGTGGTGGCGGACAATGTGATGATAACCCAACGTTCTATCAGTTATTGCAAAAGTAA
- a CDS encoding DNA-binding protein — protein sequence MKEYDFALVAIYPEKKIDPELLCQVANILYEVGADDCTILSRDNAFIIEFDREADSYKKAILSAIKQVQSIGLVVKSIDAGQYVGLSDAAEFAHLTRSAMSKFSKGVRGDGFFPTPYFRLNSKTPLYEWKEIADWLSRKGMIEPELAENAKITADINTVLSLKNKNKLSQLFELSNEIYGD from the coding sequence ATGAAAGAGTATGATTTTGCATTAGTTGCAATCTACCCAGAAAAAAAAATTGACCCAGAGCTCTTATGTCAGGTAGCCAATATTCTTTATGAAGTGGGAGCGGATGATTGTACTATTTTATCCCGTGATAATGCATTTATTATTGAATTTGATAGAGAAGCTGACTCATACAAAAAGGCTATCTTATCAGCCATCAAACAGGTGCAGTCTATAGGTTTAGTTGTGAAAAGCATTGATGCTGGCCAATATGTTGGTTTATCTGATGCGGCTGAATTTGCTCATTTGACTCGTTCTGCCATGTCAAAATTTAGTAAAGGGGTTAGAGGTGATGGTTTTTTTCCAACACCTTATTTTCGATTGAACAGTAAAACTCCTTTATATGAATGGAAAGAAATTGCTGATTGGCTGAGCCGTAAGGGAATGATTGAACCAGAATTAGCAGAAAATGCCAAAATTACGGCTGATATCAACACGGTTTTAAGTTTAAAAAACAAAAATAAATTATCTCAATTGTTTGAATTATCGAATGAGATTTATGGCGATTGA
- a CDS encoding amino acid aminotransferase: protein MFQNVDAYAGDPILSLMEEFKNDPRAEKINLSIGLYYDEQGITPKLQAVATAEKQINALPQSASLYLPMEGLFAYRTAIQELLFGKDHPLLNQQRIATIQTLGGSGALKVGADFLQRYFPDSEVWCSDPTWENHATIFAGAGIKVNYYPYFDDKTKGVKFDEMLATFKQLPAKSIILMHPCCHNPTGSDLTNDQWDQVVQVTKERELLPFLDIAYQGFADGMEEDAYAIRAMANAGLPCLVSNSFSKIFSLYGERVGGLSVICDDVKAAEHVLGQLKATVRRIYSSPPNFGAQIVARVLSYPELKNQWLDEVERMRLRILEMRTVLVNALQQALPEKNFDHLLQQRGMFSYTGFSQTQVDRLREEFGVYLVGSGRVCMAGVNHHNVQRIAEAFAAVS from the coding sequence ATGTTCCAGAATGTTGATGCGTATGCGGGCGATCCTATCCTGTCGTTAATGGAAGAATTCAAAAACGATCCCCGCGCAGAAAAAATAAATCTCAGCATCGGGCTGTATTACGATGAACAGGGTATAACGCCAAAATTACAGGCTGTTGCAACTGCTGAAAAACAGATAAACGCCTTGCCACAGTCTGCTTCCCTTTACCTCCCAATGGAAGGGTTGTTTGCCTATCGCACAGCAATTCAGGAATTACTGTTTGGCAAAGATCACCCACTATTAAACCAACAACGTATTGCTACGATCCAAACACTGGGTGGCTCAGGCGCATTAAAAGTAGGGGCTGATTTTTTACAGCGTTATTTTCCTGATTCTGAAGTATGGTGCAGTGATCCGACGTGGGAAAACCATGCCACTATTTTTGCCGGAGCAGGCATCAAAGTGAACTATTACCCTTATTTTGATGATAAAACCAAAGGGGTAAAGTTTGACGAAATGCTAGCAACATTTAAGCAATTGCCGGCAAAAAGTATTATTTTGATGCATCCTTGTTGCCATAACCCAACAGGTTCCGATCTCACCAATGACCAATGGGATCAGGTGGTTCAGGTGACTAAAGAGCGGGAATTGCTGCCTTTCCTTGATATCGCTTATCAGGGATTTGCCGACGGTATGGAAGAAGATGCTTACGCTATCCGCGCAATGGCCAATGCGGGGTTGCCTTGCCTGGTCAGCAACTCATTTTCGAAAATTTTCTCATTGTATGGTGAGCGTGTTGGTGGATTATCAGTTATCTGTGACGATGTAAAAGCAGCTGAACATGTCTTGGGACAATTGAAAGCGACGGTGCGTCGTATTTACTCCAGCCCACCAAATTTTGGTGCGCAGATTGTAGCCAGAGTATTGAGTTACCCTGAATTAAAAAACCAGTGGTTGGACGAAGTTGAACGGATGCGTTTGCGTATTCTGGAAATGCGGACAGTATTGGTCAATGCCCTGCAACAAGCACTACCAGAAAAAAACTTTGACCATTTACTGCAACAGCGTGGAATGTTCAGTTATACCGGATTTAGTCAGACACAAGTGGATAGATTACGTGAAGAATTTGGTGTCTATCTGGTCGGTTCTGGCCGTGTTTGTATGGCTGGCGTGAATCATCATAACGTGCAACGCATTGCAGAAGCGTTTGCAGCAGTGAGTTAA
- the alr gene encoding alanine racemase: protein MKAATAVIDRRALRHNLQQVRVQAPDSKLIAVVKANAYGHGLLETAYTMEDADCFGVARIGEALALRSGGIVKPILLLEGFFEAADLPVLVVNHIETVVHSIEQLEALEQADLSHPIKVWMKLDTGMHRLGVRIDEADAFYHRLSRCRHVEQPVNIISHFSRADEPTVETTQQQIERFMAFIGDKSGEKSISASGGILLWPKAHLDWVRPGIIMYGASPMADKTAADFNLLPAMTLKSSLIAVRKHKAGETVGYGGTWSSEQDTYLGVVAMGYGDGYPRSAPVGTPVFINGREVPLVGRVSMDMITVDLGPTCQDKVGDEVILWGNALPVEKIAAHSGISAYELITKLTSRVAMEYLDE from the coding sequence ATGAAAGCGGCAACTGCTGTTATCGACCGCCGCGCTCTGCGACACAATCTGCAACAGGTGAGAGTACAAGCGCCTGACAGTAAGTTAATTGCAGTTGTGAAAGCAAACGCCTATGGACATGGTTTATTAGAAACTGCTTACACAATGGAAGATGCTGATTGTTTCGGTGTTGCCCGTATTGGGGAAGCGCTGGCTTTGCGCAGTGGTGGGATCGTCAAGCCAATCTTGCTATTAGAAGGTTTTTTTGAAGCGGCAGATCTCCCCGTTTTAGTCGTCAATCATATTGAAACCGTGGTGCATAGCATTGAACAGCTTGAAGCATTGGAACAGGCGGATTTATCCCATCCCATTAAAGTGTGGATGAAACTCGATACAGGTATGCATCGTCTGGGAGTCAGGATCGATGAAGCAGACGCATTTTATCACCGTCTCAGCCGCTGTCGTCATGTTGAGCAACCCGTTAATATCATTAGCCATTTTAGCCGTGCAGATGAACCCACAGTTGAAACGACTCAACAACAAATTGAGCGTTTTATGGCATTTATTGGGGATAAATCTGGCGAAAAATCCATTTCTGCATCAGGGGGGATTTTATTATGGCCAAAGGCGCATTTGGACTGGGTTCGTCCCGGCATCATTATGTATGGTGCTTCGCCGATGGCAGATAAGACCGCTGCCGATTTTAATTTACTCCCTGCCATGACACTTAAATCCAGTTTAATCGCCGTTCGTAAACACAAAGCGGGTGAAACAGTAGGATATGGTGGTACGTGGAGCAGTGAACAAGACACCTATCTTGGCGTTGTGGCAATGGGATATGGTGATGGCTATCCCCGCAGTGCACCTGTCGGTACGCCAGTATTTATTAATGGTCGAGAAGTGCCACTTGTTGGCCGTGTATCTATGGATATGATTACTGTGGATCTGGGACCAACATGCCAGGATAAAGTTGGAGATGAAGTTATCCTTTGGGGGAATGCCCTGCCAGTTGAAAAAATTGCAGCGCATTCGGGGATCAGCGCTTATGAGCTAATTACGAAACTGACTTCACGTGTTGCGATGGAATATCTAGACGAATAA
- the dnaB gene encoding replicative DNA helicase, which translates to MAGKKPTNNSMAEPKDRQVEGLKLPPHSLEAEQSVLGGLMLDNERWDNVSERVTSNDFFSRPHRRIFAEMQRLLETGKPIDLITLSESLEQNGELDNVGGFAYLAELSKNTPSAANINAYADIVRERAVVRDMIAVANEIADAGYDPQGRTSEELLDLAESRVFQIAENRANKDEGPKGIEQILEETVERIEQLYQRPHDGVTGVSTGYQDLDKKTAGLQKSDLIIVAARPSMGKTTFAMNLCENAAMMQDKPVLIFSLEMPGNQIMMRMLASLSRVDQTRIRTGQLDDEDWARISSTMGILLEKRNMYIDDSSGLTPTEVRSRARRIFREHGGLSLIMIDYLQLMRVPSLSDNRTLEIAEISRSLKALAKELQVPVVALSQLNRSLEQRADKRPVNSDLRESGSIEQDADLIMFIYRDEVYHDNSELKGVAEIILGKQRNGPIGTVRLTFNGQWSRFDNYAGPSYSDE; encoded by the coding sequence ATGGCTGGAAAAAAACCAACTAACAACAGTATGGCTGAACCAAAAGATCGCCAAGTGGAAGGGCTGAAACTTCCACCACACTCTTTGGAAGCAGAGCAATCCGTGTTAGGCGGTTTGATGCTGGATAATGAACGTTGGGATAATGTATCCGAACGGGTTACTAGCAATGACTTTTTTAGCCGACCACACAGACGTATTTTCGCTGAAATGCAGCGTTTGCTCGAAACGGGCAAACCGATCGACCTGATCACGTTATCGGAATCTCTTGAACAGAATGGCGAACTCGATAATGTCGGGGGTTTTGCCTATCTTGCTGAATTATCGAAAAATACCCCAAGCGCGGCGAATATCAATGCTTATGCCGATATTGTCCGCGAACGTGCAGTAGTACGCGATATGATCGCGGTAGCCAATGAAATTGCCGATGCAGGCTATGATCCACAAGGGCGAACCAGCGAAGAACTGTTGGATTTGGCAGAATCACGAGTATTCCAGATCGCAGAAAATCGGGCAAATAAAGATGAAGGTCCGAAAGGCATTGAACAGATCTTGGAAGAAACCGTTGAACGGATTGAACAGCTCTATCAGCGCCCACATGATGGCGTAACAGGCGTTTCTACCGGTTACCAAGATCTGGATAAGAAAACCGCAGGATTGCAAAAATCAGATTTAATCATCGTGGCGGCGCGTCCTTCAATGGGTAAAACGACTTTTGCGATGAACCTGTGTGAAAACGCGGCCATGATGCAGGATAAGCCTGTTTTGATTTTCAGCCTTGAGATGCCCGGCAACCAGATCATGATGCGTATGCTAGCGTCCCTTTCCCGCGTAGACCAAACACGTATTCGTACCGGTCAACTTGATGATGAGGATTGGGCACGCATTTCCAGTACGATGGGGATCTTGCTGGAAAAACGCAATATGTATATCGATGACTCATCTGGTTTGACGCCAACAGAAGTGCGTTCCCGTGCGCGACGTATTTTCCGCGAACATGGTGGGCTCAGTTTGATTATGATCGACTACCTGCAATTGATGCGAGTACCTTCATTATCTGACAACCGAACACTGGAAATTGCGGAAATATCCCGCTCATTAAAAGCATTGGCGAAAGAGCTTCAAGTGCCGGTCGTTGCACTCTCCCAGCTTAACCGTAGCTTGGAACAGCGAGCCGATAAGCGTCCGGTTAACTCCGATCTGCGTGAATCAGGCTCTATCGAACAGGATGCTGACTTGATCATGTTTATCTATCGTGACGAGGTTTATCACGATAACAGTGAACTGAAAGGTGTGGCAGAAATTATTCTTGGTAAACAGCGTAACGGCCCTATCGGCACGGTAAGGCTGACATTTAATGGCCAATGGTCACGGTTCGATAATTATGCTGGACCAAGTTACAGTGACGAATAA
- a CDS encoding transposase, with protein MTLFTRKLESSVHTQRQFVKAQHLPVLDGSLSLGDYLKQMGEHSALIVAEILDEQDWGPFERHYASTGRAPYSPRSMMGILLYGIMKGQRSLRALERLARLDLGCIWVSQGITPDHASLGRFIYQHQTVLTGMFFKELTLSVLRRSQSGISCLAGDGTVIEAMCSHYHLLTQAAISREKKTLSAAPATGQTEKRLQQLEQGTEVLRRRQENRAKKGKDGSQLRINPTEPDAVVQKLKRGKGFSTAYKPSVLVNTGRIIVAQTVDPSSETRVMADLLVQNFNLSGYHPDKLLLDAGYFHDAVMAEAQKYQIPLFCSENSTRQSPRKIAPKSLFIYEAEKDTYLCPAHHSLSLKSTVAASEKARGYRVYGSANGTQCRQKTQCTRAKGGRKIKRYREDEKRDELRLHMANPESKRILSQRKSRVEPVFSALRGIQGLERFRRRGLSAVKLEFTLHAMAYNLSRAVALILWMIFSLLLVQITGTEKWERIST; from the coding sequence ATGACCTTATTCACCCGAAAACTGGAATCGTCTGTTCACACCCAACGTCAATTTGTCAAAGCGCAGCATTTACCTGTATTGGATGGCTCTCTTTCCCTTGGGGATTATCTCAAGCAAATGGGAGAACACAGTGCACTTATTGTCGCGGAGATCCTGGATGAACAAGACTGGGGACCTTTCGAACGTCATTATGCTTCAACAGGCAGGGCTCCTTATTCTCCCCGCTCCATGATGGGGATCCTGCTTTATGGGATCATGAAAGGACAGCGTTCGCTCAGAGCACTTGAACGCTTGGCGCGTTTAGATTTGGGCTGTATTTGGGTCAGTCAGGGAATTACCCCTGATCATGCCAGTCTTGGACGTTTCATTTATCAGCATCAAACTGTCCTGACGGGGATGTTTTTTAAAGAGCTGACCTTATCTGTTTTGCGCCGCAGTCAATCCGGTATTTCGTGTCTGGCGGGTGACGGGACAGTGATTGAGGCCATGTGTTCTCATTATCATCTTTTGACTCAGGCAGCCATTTCCCGCGAAAAAAAGACCCTCAGTGCAGCGCCTGCCACGGGGCAGACAGAGAAACGTCTTCAGCAATTGGAACAGGGCACAGAAGTATTACGACGCCGGCAAGAAAACCGGGCAAAAAAGGGGAAAGATGGTAGCCAGTTACGTATTAATCCCACAGAGCCAGACGCTGTCGTCCAGAAACTCAAGCGGGGAAAGGGATTTTCAACAGCCTATAAACCGTCTGTTTTAGTCAACACAGGACGTATTATCGTCGCCCAAACCGTAGATCCATCCAGTGAGACACGGGTAATGGCGGATTTATTGGTGCAGAATTTCAATTTATCGGGATATCATCCGGACAAATTGTTGTTGGATGCCGGTTATTTCCATGACGCGGTGATGGCTGAGGCACAAAAATATCAGATCCCGCTGTTTTGCTCTGAAAATTCAACCCGGCAGAGCCCCCGAAAAATCGCCCCCAAATCGTTATTTATCTATGAGGCTGAGAAAGACACTTATCTCTGCCCGGCCCATCATTCATTATCGTTGAAAAGCACCGTGGCCGCGTCAGAAAAAGCGCGAGGCTATCGGGTCTATGGCAGTGCCAATGGCACTCAATGCCGGCAAAAAACCCAATGTACACGGGCCAAAGGTGGAAGAAAAATAAAACGCTATCGGGAAGATGAAAAGCGGGATGAACTGCGTTTGCATATGGCTAACCCTGAGTCAAAACGGATATTGAGTCAACGAAAGAGCAGAGTAGAACCGGTATTTTCAGCTTTGCGGGGAATTCAGGGACTGGAGCGCTTTCGGCGTAGAGGATTATCAGCGGTAAAGCTGGAATTTACCCTGCATGCGATGGCCTATAACTTATCAAGAGCAGTGGCTCTGATATTATGGATGATTTTCAGCCTGTTATTGGTTCAAATAACAGGCACTGAAAAATGGGAGAGGATCTCAACTTAA
- a CDS encoding phage major capsid protein, translated as MKKLLELRQQKAALTEQMRTLLTKAETEKRSLTAEEAKQFDELRSQSDSLNAEIARYEALSDEERHQAKTQPTSDKLNNNGLRHYIFLNITPAFCTRNHGTQ; from the coding sequence ATGAAAAAGCTACTCGAATTACGCCAGCAAAAGGCAGCCCTCACCGAACAAATGCGCACCCTGCTTACCAAGGCCGAAACTGAAAAACGCTCATTGACCGCAGAGGAAGCCAAACAGTTTGACGAACTGCGCAGCCAGTCCGACTCACTGAACGCCGAAATTGCCCGTTATGAGGCTCTGTCTGACGAAGAGCGCCATCAGGCGAAGACCCAGCCGACCAGTGACAAACTCAACAACAACGGGCTGCGCCACTATATATTCCTGAATATCACTCCAGCCTTCTGCACCCGCAATCACGGCACACAGTGA
- a CDS encoding DUF1240 domain-containing protein, translated as MNSKYFQALGVLILLLLVIFTVIFVIGDAVSLILMKDEITFSATVVIGVMTSPLLFYALLCSIFFFIFNRQPKFNKVIVNFMVWLAILSFIISLPVSFYVSYKLKNDGYLTCDKISWMSPTTYVKDLSLCN; from the coding sequence GTGTGCTAATATTATTATTGTTAGTAATATTTACGGTTATTTTCGTTATTGGCGATGCTGTTTCATTAATATTAATGAAAGATGAAATAACATTTTCTGCCACTGTTGTTATTGGTGTCATGACTTCACCTCTATTATTTTACGCGTTATTATGCTCTATTTTTTTCTTTATTTTTAATAGGCAACCTAAATTTAATAAAGTGATTGTTAACTTTATGGTTTGGTTGGCAATTTTATCATTCATCATCAGCTTACCTGTCTCTTTTTATGTTAGCTATAAGTTAAAAAATGATGGTTATCTGACATGTGATAAAATATCGTGGATGTCACCAACAACATATGTGAAAGATTTATCACTGTGTAATTGA